The proteins below are encoded in one region of Peribacillus muralis:
- a CDS encoding purine-cytosine permease family protein produces MSKENSSISKDVAFGFLPASKGDRIFNLRDLILVQVVIGLSSFGLLTGGYTGNMLDAKHSLAAILFGNAFPMLLIVPITLYFARYGIDTFVGFRSSLGYIGSNIFFFIFLILTLGYISIALFMSGQALAEAANWVGTPAFLSSQTTGAPFFSILLFICAFMVTVGGPVAIQKYTAIAVPAFFVLMFGILAIVIFGKGFTNVADLVPSEPFETSSRSFATALELNIGLGFSWLPYLGQYSRLSKTEGGAFKAGFYSYGIIVCIAALVGALAALVAGSLNPSDWMFSIAGSWGGFIGLILLSVGNVGAAIFLMYSQAVSFKTVFPKKSWMVAMGTTVPTVFLLLSSTFYDAFGSFIAVISFIMAVIGGIVVSDYFFVKRQHISLRDLYDTQGSYTYWKGVNPSSILTVIIGTIVYWVLYNPMTFESSNLFLYTAAGIPTYFVALVTYYCSSKYIFRYEVDMGRSSIQLKEAK; encoded by the coding sequence GTGAGTAAAGAGAATTCCTCCATATCGAAGGATGTGGCCTTTGGCTTTTTACCGGCAAGTAAGGGTGACCGGATTTTTAATCTTCGGGATTTAATTTTAGTTCAGGTTGTTATTGGTCTTTCATCCTTTGGACTGTTAACTGGCGGTTACACAGGTAACATGCTTGATGCTAAGCACTCACTTGCAGCCATTTTATTCGGGAACGCCTTCCCTATGTTGCTCATTGTTCCTATAACCCTGTACTTTGCACGCTATGGGATAGACACTTTTGTCGGGTTTCGAAGTTCACTGGGATATATTGGTTCAAACATCTTTTTCTTCATTTTCCTTATTTTGACTCTCGGCTATATTTCGATTGCGCTTTTTATGTCTGGACAGGCGTTAGCAGAGGCAGCTAATTGGGTGGGAACACCTGCTTTTTTATCCAGTCAAACGACAGGAGCCCCATTTTTCTCGATCTTACTCTTTATTTGTGCCTTTATGGTAACGGTGGGGGGACCGGTGGCCATTCAAAAATATACGGCAATAGCTGTTCCCGCTTTTTTTGTCCTCATGTTTGGCATTCTAGCAATAGTCATTTTCGGAAAGGGGTTCACGAATGTTGCCGATTTAGTACCTTCTGAACCGTTTGAAACGTCTTCACGTTCCTTCGCGACAGCCTTGGAATTAAACATCGGTCTTGGATTTTCATGGCTCCCTTACCTAGGTCAATACAGCCGTTTATCTAAAACGGAAGGAGGGGCATTCAAAGCGGGCTTCTACAGCTATGGGATCATTGTCTGTATTGCCGCTTTGGTCGGGGCTTTGGCTGCTTTAGTCGCTGGGTCGCTCAATCCTTCTGATTGGATGTTTTCTATCGCGGGCAGCTGGGGTGGTTTCATTGGTTTGATTCTGCTTTCGGTAGGGAATGTCGGTGCAGCTATTTTCCTGATGTACTCACAAGCTGTCAGCTTTAAAACTGTATTCCCGAAAAAGTCTTGGATGGTTGCAATGGGAACAACCGTACCAACTGTATTCTTACTCCTAAGCTCAACATTTTACGACGCATTTGGATCATTCATTGCTGTCATTTCCTTCATTATGGCGGTGATCGGAGGCATTGTCGTTTCAGATTACTTCTTTGTAAAGCGGCAACACATTTCATTGCGGGACTTGTATGACACACAAGGCTCATACACCTATTGGAAAGGAGTTAATCCATCCTCCATTCTTACGGTGATCATTGGAACGATTGTATACTGGGTTCTCTATAATCCAATGACTTTTGAATCGAGCAACCTATTCCTTTATACTGCTGCGGGCATTCCGACATATTTTGTCGCGTTAGTCACCTACTATTGTTCAAGTAAATACATTTTCCGTTATGAAGTTGACATGGGTCGCTCATCTATCCAATTAAAGGAAGCCAAATAG
- a CDS encoding heme-dependent oxidative N-demethylase family protein — translation MFTQRLDFKTTDLDTFPFPFTSGNYRYSNDLKRLSNINCIEVTPEYRLQVEAKRRLLQEQPHIRFQSFPHTLEMQWEVFEMLIDMAIDRYPQHFEVLKDGDNWTFKNHIFGDSDSFVFGDASTLPNEPLDYIGRHFHNDFVLMVHRDSNFYLEVGQVSYAALFSANWNKGMSFDEIHAPVPFVSRKGDELAERVRKFLLSIEPGKPWTRINWNLMANRWDVNYETMDVWEPQRSEITPESAGKLVRLRVEEQKFYRLPRSNAILFVLNTQFLPLEDLTLRQEWFDLTYSVLQDIPEPMAEYKGIAPFLPQSVEYLRRIDEERKSEHLK, via the coding sequence ATGTTTACACAAAGATTGGATTTCAAAACAACTGATTTAGATACATTCCCATTTCCATTCACTTCCGGTAACTATCGCTATTCCAACGACTTGAAAAGACTTTCCAATATTAACTGTATTGAAGTTACACCAGAATATAGGCTTCAAGTGGAAGCGAAGCGTCGACTTCTTCAGGAACAGCCGCATATAAGGTTTCAATCATTTCCACATACGTTGGAGATGCAATGGGAAGTGTTTGAGATGCTCATCGATATGGCAATTGACCGCTATCCGCAGCATTTCGAGGTCTTAAAAGATGGAGACAATTGGACCTTCAAGAACCATATTTTTGGGGATTCGGATTCTTTCGTATTTGGCGATGCTAGCACTCTTCCAAATGAGCCGTTAGATTATATTGGCCGTCATTTCCATAATGATTTTGTTTTGATGGTTCATCGTGATAGTAATTTTTATTTGGAAGTGGGGCAAGTTTCATATGCCGCCCTTTTCTCAGCTAACTGGAATAAAGGGATGTCCTTTGATGAAATTCATGCACCTGTGCCATTTGTTTCGCGGAAAGGTGATGAGCTGGCAGAGCGCGTCCGGAAGTTTTTATTATCAATCGAGCCCGGTAAGCCATGGACCCGCATCAACTGGAATCTCATGGCGAATCGTTGGGATGTCAACTACGAGACGATGGATGTTTGGGAGCCGCAACGTTCTGAGATTACACCAGAAAGTGCAGGGAAACTGGTTCGTTTGCGTGTTGAAGAACAAAAATTTTACCGCTTGCCTAGAAGTAACGCCATACTCTTCGTATTGAACACGCAGTTCCTGCCGCTTGAAGATTTGACATTGCGCCAAGAGTGGTTTGATCTAACATATAGCGTGCTCCAGGATATTCCGGAACCGATGGCCGAATACAAAGGGATCGCCCCGTTTCTTCCACAATCGGTCGAATATTTGAGGCGGATAGATGAAGAAAGGAAAAGCGAACACCTAAAATAA
- a CDS encoding PDR/VanB family oxidoreductase: protein MRLVGNIQMKVNKIIQETEFVKQFELVPVDGNPLPAFTGGSHLTTFIQASGTIFEREYSIISHPRDRKKYAISIRRDEETRGGSAYWHDHVKENTILEVSFPKNNFPLSFRAKHHAFYAAGIGITPFLAMMEDMAAEGQTFELHYAARTPELCAYHERLKVNYPNQCTFYFSQSEEKSRMTPATMMDHRIGTHVYFCGPREMVQEYREAASSYGYPEHAIHFELFAAKNDGPLNPFIVELTDSDRSISVHEGETLLDALLREGVDAPYSCKVGGCGSCEVVVDEGEVDHRDFFLSEENRQSRNAILTCCSRAKGDRLALKL from the coding sequence ATGCGATTAGTTGGAAATATTCAAATGAAAGTAAACAAAATCATCCAAGAAACAGAATTCGTGAAACAGTTCGAGTTGGTGCCTGTTGATGGTAATCCATTGCCTGCTTTTACAGGCGGATCGCATTTAACCACTTTCATTCAGGCAAGCGGAACGATTTTCGAGAGAGAATACTCCATTATTAGCCATCCAAGAGACCGCAAAAAATATGCCATTTCCATTCGTCGAGACGAAGAGACTCGTGGGGGATCTGCTTATTGGCATGATCATGTAAAGGAAAATACCATTTTGGAAGTCAGTTTCCCTAAAAATAACTTTCCTCTCAGCTTTCGAGCGAAGCATCATGCGTTTTATGCAGCTGGAATTGGCATCACTCCGTTTCTGGCAATGATGGAAGACATGGCTGCCGAGGGCCAAACCTTTGAACTGCATTATGCAGCACGTACACCGGAATTATGTGCGTATCATGAGAGGTTAAAAGTGAACTATCCGAATCAATGCACCTTTTATTTTTCTCAGTCAGAAGAAAAAAGCAGAATGACGCCTGCAACAATGATGGATCATCGTATCGGCACACATGTTTATTTTTGCGGCCCGCGCGAGATGGTACAAGAGTATCGTGAAGCAGCCAGTTCATATGGGTATCCGGAACATGCGATTCACTTCGAATTATTTGCGGCAAAAAATGATGGGCCCCTAAATCCATTCATTGTTGAGCTGACGGATAGCGATCGGTCCATCTCCGTTCATGAAGGGGAAACGTTGCTTGATGCTCTTTTAAGGGAAGGGGTCGATGCACCGTATTCATGTAAAGTGGGCGGGTGCGGAAGCTGTGAGGTAGTGGTCGATGAAGGGGAAGTCGACCATCGTGATTTTTTCCTTAGCGAAGAAAATCGCCAATCTCGCAACGCCATCCTGACATGTTGCTCACGGGCGAAGGGGGATAGGCTTGCTTTAAAACTTTAA
- a CDS encoding aldehyde dehydrogenase family protein, with product MTILKTAVLDLKNYINGKWQTSSSNEVVPVINPATQEIIARAPRATMEETETAISVAKATFESGVWSDLTAQERASYLFKIADIIDERAEELTILETMDNGKLKAEAAFDIADAASCFRYYAGLVQHPDGETYQVPGPVQAMVVREPVGVAGLIVPWNFPLLMSVWKIAPALATGNTIVFKPAEVTPVTATKLFEIIEEAGIPKGVANMVMGRGTVVGQTIAESKDVDIVSFTGSTDVGRSIMRAAAGNLKKISLELGGKSPNIVFADADLETAVDYGLFGIFFGAGQVCSSGSRILVEESIHDEYVKRYVERAKKIKVGPGLASDSHMGAIVSEAQMNGILKYIEIGKQEGATLAAGGYRLVDDGLDKGFFIAPTVFTDVTADMRIVQEEIFGPVVVIQKFKNEEEAIKLANDTDYGLAGGVFSNDGARALRVIKKVRAGITWVNDYHPTYVEAPWGGYKQSGIGRSLGKYGLDEYQEIKQININLDVKPIGWFPN from the coding sequence ATGACAATATTAAAAACAGCTGTTTTAGATCTGAAAAATTACATTAATGGCAAATGGCAGACTTCCTCTTCAAATGAAGTGGTCCCGGTAATTAACCCTGCTACACAAGAAATCATCGCCAGGGCACCACGTGCGACCATGGAAGAAACGGAAACGGCCATTTCAGTTGCGAAAGCTACATTTGAAAGTGGAGTCTGGTCAGACCTTACGGCACAGGAGCGTGCGTCTTACTTATTTAAAATCGCGGATATAATTGATGAACGCGCGGAAGAATTGACGATTCTTGAGACAATGGACAACGGGAAACTTAAAGCAGAGGCAGCTTTCGATATAGCAGATGCGGCCTCGTGCTTTCGTTACTACGCTGGCCTGGTTCAACATCCGGATGGAGAAACGTATCAGGTTCCCGGTCCGGTGCAAGCGATGGTCGTTCGTGAGCCAGTAGGCGTAGCCGGCTTGATTGTTCCTTGGAACTTTCCACTCTTAATGAGCGTGTGGAAAATCGCACCTGCACTTGCTACAGGCAATACCATTGTGTTCAAACCAGCCGAGGTGACACCTGTTACAGCAACGAAATTATTTGAAATCATAGAGGAAGCAGGCATCCCAAAAGGTGTCGCCAACATGGTGATGGGCCGCGGAACTGTTGTTGGTCAAACTATTGCAGAAAGCAAGGATGTGGATATTGTTTCATTTACAGGAAGTACAGACGTTGGCCGCTCGATCATGAGAGCGGCAGCAGGCAACTTAAAGAAAATTTCGCTTGAGCTAGGCGGTAAATCACCTAATATCGTTTTTGCGGATGCGGATTTAGAAACTGCGGTTGATTACGGATTATTTGGCATCTTCTTCGGTGCAGGACAAGTATGTTCATCAGGCAGCCGCATTCTTGTAGAAGAAAGTATTCATGACGAATATGTAAAACGCTATGTGGAACGAGCGAAAAAAATAAAGGTAGGTCCTGGCCTTGCATCAGACAGCCATATGGGGGCCATTGTCAGTGAAGCCCAAATGAATGGCATTTTAAAGTATATTGAAATTGGCAAACAGGAAGGCGCGACACTGGCAGCAGGCGGTTACCGTCTTGTCGATGATGGTCTTGACAAAGGATTCTTCATTGCACCGACTGTCTTTACCGATGTAACGGCTGATATGCGAATCGTACAAGAGGAGATTTTTGGCCCAGTAGTTGTTATCCAAAAGTTTAAAAACGAAGAAGAAGCTATTAAGCTTGCAAATGACACAGACTATGGTCTTGCAGGTGGAGTCTTCTCCAACGATGGAGCAAGGGCACTGCGTGTGATCAAGAAAGTACGGGCAGGTATAACCTGGGTTAATGATTATCATCCAACATACGTCGAGGCGCCATGGGGCGGCTATAAACAAAGCGGGATAGGACGAAGCTTGGGGAAATATGGCTTAGACGAATACCAAGAAATCAAGCAAATCAACATCAATCTCGATGTAAAACCGATCGGCTGGTTCCCAAACTGA
- a CDS encoding histidine--tRNA ligase, whose amino-acid sequence MRKMDYQNVKGTQDYLPDTEVLRRGIRRTIEDVFIQYGCRPLETPILNYKGLLASKYGGGAEILEEMYTLTDRGERDLALRYDLTIPFAKVVAMNPSIRMPFKRYEIGKVFRDGPIKTGRLREFTQCDVDIVGIESQIAEAELMMMALDAFRKLDLKVSIHYNNRKLLTGMLEFFGTTDEKINKVILILDKLDKIGLEAVSAELAEQGLQPATIKYINRFLTDADNTRLGYFAPLAERNEQVKQGLAELKELESYLEFLGVDDRCTFNPFLARGLEIYTGTVYEIFLSDESIKSSIGSGGRYDNAIGGLIGTNGSYSTVGISLGLDVIYTALLPLKGKIVENPDVDFYVIPINTEKHALLVARQLRNKGYKVECELGKKRLGKALDKANKEKFRNVIIVGEDEVKNDQIKIKDMFSGEERMDSFSFNEN is encoded by the coding sequence ATGCGAAAAATGGATTATCAAAATGTAAAGGGAACGCAAGATTATTTACCGGATACAGAGGTTTTACGAAGGGGGATCAGAAGGACAATAGAAGATGTGTTTATCCAATACGGGTGTAGGCCATTGGAAACACCGATATTGAATTACAAGGGATTGCTAGCTTCCAAGTACGGCGGGGGTGCGGAAATTTTAGAGGAAATGTATACCTTGACGGACAGGGGAGAAAGAGATTTGGCACTGCGATACGATCTCACTATTCCCTTTGCAAAAGTAGTTGCAATGAACCCAAGCATAAGGATGCCTTTTAAAAGATATGAGATAGGTAAAGTCTTCAGGGATGGTCCGATAAAAACGGGCAGGCTTCGTGAATTTACACAATGTGATGTGGATATTGTGGGAATTGAATCTCAAATTGCTGAAGCGGAATTAATGATGATGGCATTGGATGCATTTCGCAAGCTTGATTTAAAAGTAAGTATTCACTATAACAATCGAAAATTATTAACTGGAATGCTTGAATTTTTTGGAACGACAGATGAAAAGATCAATAAAGTGATATTGATACTTGATAAACTTGATAAGATTGGATTGGAGGCAGTTTCGGCGGAGCTGGCAGAACAAGGGCTGCAACCTGCAACCATCAAATACATTAATCGGTTTTTAACCGATGCTGATAATACAAGGTTAGGTTACTTTGCGCCATTAGCTGAACGAAATGAACAAGTTAAGCAGGGATTGGCAGAATTAAAAGAGCTGGAATCTTATTTGGAATTCCTTGGTGTCGATGATCGATGTACATTCAATCCATTTTTAGCAAGAGGGTTGGAGATATATACCGGTACGGTTTATGAGATTTTTTTATCTGATGAAAGCATTAAGTCAAGTATTGGCAGTGGCGGAAGATATGACAACGCCATTGGTGGATTGATCGGAACGAATGGGAGTTATTCGACAGTCGGGATCTCATTGGGACTGGATGTAATTTATACTGCCTTGCTCCCATTAAAGGGAAAAATCGTGGAAAACCCTGATGTGGATTTTTATGTGATCCCGATAAATACCGAAAAGCACGCATTATTGGTAGCAAGACAGCTAAGGAATAAAGGATATAAGGTGGAGTGTGAATTAGGAAAGAAAAGGCTCGGCAAAGCTTTAGATAAAGCAAATAAAGAGAAATTCCGTAACGTCATCATCGTTGGGGAGGACGAAGTGAAAAATGATCAAATAAAAATCAAAGATATGTTCTCTGGCGAAGAAAGAATGGATTCTTTTTCGTTTAATGAAAACTGA
- a CDS encoding acyl-CoA dehydrogenase family protein — translation MGEAELQCNESLFSHGPDIAVFTPEDFNEEDHLISKTTELFVKNEVKPLLESIDRHDNGKVKKLFREAGELGLLSVEVPESYGGLSLNKKLSGLVAEKMGFGGSFSVSFNIHAGVGTLPYVYYGTEAQKQKYLPKLASGEWIGAYALTENNAGSDALNAKTTAVLNEQGTAWLLNGEKQWITNAQVADVYVVFAKTSNGMTAFIVDRTFKGVSIGPEEKKMGIKGSSTATLILEDVSVPAGNVLGKVGQGHHVALNILNMARLKLSFSNIGASKQALELAVNYAKQRKQFDRPIIRFSMIQEKIADMAIAIYGAESAAYRTADSLDKVFDNGEPLDEQLVKLANYAAECAINKVNCSEVLDRIIDEALQIHGGYGYMQEYEVERLYRDARISRIFEGTNEINRLTIAKLLMKKGLQYGDTWLAPLLDEEGTRNQHYIHLSKRLLNKSLKALIHAKINIQQEQEYSRLLADMMKEIHVMDSAFRRTEKAIQKNGMEKERLKENMTNVICEEAYRRVEGMAVLILAGTESDEAGRKVLLDEVRSLAVPLFRNLFIQKREIAERMAEQEKYNV, via the coding sequence ATGGGTGAAGCGGAACTTCAATGTAATGAATCTTTATTTTCTCATGGTCCGGACATTGCAGTATTTACACCAGAAGATTTTAATGAGGAAGATCATCTTATCTCAAAGACTACAGAACTCTTTGTCAAAAACGAAGTGAAGCCCCTGCTTGAGTCGATTGATCGGCACGATAACGGCAAGGTGAAAAAACTGTTTCGGGAAGCCGGAGAGCTCGGCTTACTCAGTGTGGAGGTTCCAGAGTCATATGGAGGGCTGTCCCTGAATAAAAAGCTGTCAGGGCTTGTAGCCGAGAAGATGGGGTTTGGCGGTTCTTTCAGCGTTTCCTTTAATATACATGCAGGCGTAGGAACTCTCCCGTACGTCTATTACGGAACAGAAGCGCAAAAGCAAAAATACCTGCCAAAACTTGCATCAGGAGAATGGATTGGTGCTTATGCCTTAACGGAAAATAACGCAGGATCAGACGCGCTTAACGCTAAAACGACGGCGGTCTTGAACGAGCAGGGGACAGCATGGCTGCTGAATGGTGAAAAACAGTGGATCACGAACGCACAGGTGGCCGATGTATATGTTGTCTTCGCCAAAACAAGTAACGGCATGACTGCATTCATCGTGGATAGAACGTTCAAAGGGGTTTCCATCGGTCCCGAAGAGAAGAAGATGGGGATAAAAGGATCTTCGACAGCCACTTTAATCTTGGAAGATGTCAGTGTACCCGCAGGGAATGTTCTCGGAAAAGTCGGGCAAGGGCATCATGTAGCATTGAATATTCTGAACATGGCGCGATTGAAGCTTTCCTTCTCAAATATCGGAGCATCGAAGCAAGCATTGGAGCTTGCCGTTAACTATGCGAAACAGCGAAAACAATTTGATCGGCCAATCATTCGTTTTTCCATGATACAAGAAAAAATTGCAGATATGGCAATTGCGATATATGGGGCGGAAAGTGCAGCCTACAGAACGGCTGATAGCTTGGATAAAGTATTCGATAATGGAGAACCTCTCGATGAGCAATTGGTGAAACTGGCAAACTATGCAGCCGAATGTGCTATCAATAAAGTAAATTGCTCCGAAGTACTTGATCGAATAATAGACGAGGCCTTACAGATTCATGGCGGCTATGGTTATATGCAAGAGTATGAAGTGGAGCGATTATATCGTGATGCCCGAATTAGCCGGATTTTTGAAGGAACGAATGAAATAAATCGTCTGACGATTGCCAAACTATTGATGAAAAAAGGACTTCAATACGGCGACACCTGGTTGGCCCCTCTCCTTGATGAGGAGGGAACCAGAAATCAGCACTACATCCATTTGTCTAAAAGACTACTCAACAAATCTTTGAAAGCGCTGATACATGCCAAAATCAACATCCAACAGGAACAAGAATATTCCCGTCTGCTTGCAGACATGATGAAGGAAATTCATGTGATGGATTCTGCGTTCAGGCGTACGGAAAAAGCGATACAAAAGAACGGGATGGAAAAGGAACGGCTGAAAGAGAATATGACCAACGTTATCTGTGAAGAAGCGTACCGCAGAGTTGAAGGGATGGCAGTATTGATTTTAGCGGGAACGGAATCAGATGAAGCGGGCAGAAAAGTGCTGTTGGATGAAGTTCGCAGCCTTGCTGTTCCACTCTTCAGGAATCTGTTTATACAAAAACGGGAAATCGCAGAAAGAATGGCGGAGCAAGAAAAATATAATGTGTGA
- a CDS encoding NAD(P)-dependent oxidoreductase: MKKIGFIGLGNMGLPMSRSLLLSNYTVYGMDLNEEAEMSFHQSGGTIGVSVENMVKQCDVILTSLPSANAVEEVFLGEKGLVYLVESGVMLIDTSTVAPDLNVRIEVAAKKKDVDFLAAPVSGGVIGAVNRTLTFMVGGAKPVFDKALPLFNAMGENIFHVNDRIDSGTNTKLINNLLIGFYTAGVSEALHLAKNSNLDLERLFEMLNVSYGQSRIYERNYKSFIANDNYEPGFSLELLRKDLRFALGLAEKNGVELPLSKILFDLYEEAIKDGYGEKDMSILYKKISEHSTNRI; the protein is encoded by the coding sequence ATGAAGAAGATTGGGTTTATCGGGTTGGGCAATATGGGTCTACCTATGTCACGAAGTTTACTTCTTTCTAATTATACCGTGTATGGGATGGATTTGAATGAAGAGGCTGAAATGTCCTTTCATCAATCAGGAGGAACGATTGGCGTATCGGTTGAAAATATGGTGAAACAATGTGATGTGATTCTTACAAGCCTTCCATCAGCTAACGCAGTGGAAGAAGTTTTCCTGGGAGAAAAAGGACTCGTTTATCTCGTTGAATCCGGTGTTATGCTGATCGATACGAGTACCGTAGCCCCTGACCTGAATGTCCGCATCGAAGTGGCTGCGAAGAAGAAGGATGTCGATTTCCTCGCGGCACCAGTCAGTGGCGGTGTGATAGGGGCGGTAAACCGGACGCTCACTTTCATGGTAGGCGGTGCAAAGCCTGTCTTCGATAAAGCACTTCCTTTATTTAATGCAATGGGCGAGAATATCTTTCATGTGAATGATCGAATCGACAGCGGAACGAATACAAAGCTGATCAACAATCTCTTGATCGGATTTTATACGGCAGGAGTGAGTGAGGCTCTTCACCTTGCAAAGAATAGCAATCTTGATCTTGAAAGATTGTTCGAGATGCTGAACGTAAGCTATGGTCAGAGTCGAATCTACGAGCGGAACTATAAGAGCTTTATCGCAAATGATAACTATGAACCTGGATTTTCTTTAGAGCTGCTACGAAAAGATCTTCGTTTCGCACTTGGGCTTGCTGAAAAGAATGGTGTGGAGCTGCCGCTAAGCAAAATCCTTTTTGACCTGTATGAAGAAGCGATAAAGGATGGATATGGAGAAAAGGACATGTCCATCCTTTACAAAAAAATTAGTGAGCATTCGACAAACCGGATATAA
- a CDS encoding CoA-acylating methylmalonate-semialdehyde dehydrogenase encodes MITTNIKRMKNHINGEWVDSNGTEVEEVINPATGKIIAYVPLSLKLDVDQAVQAAHNSYQAWSLVPVPSRARLLYKYLLLLQEQKEQLAEIITMENGKTLKDARGEVQRGIEVVEIATAAPTLMMGEALPGIADGIDGSIWRYPLGVVAGITPFNFPMMVPLWMFPLAIACGNTFVLKASERTPILAEKLVELFYESGFPKGVLNLVHGAKDVVNGLLESDDIKAISFVGSEPVAKHVYQTGTASGKRVQALAGAKNHAVVLADCHLEKSVQGIIGAAFGSSGERCMACSVVAVADEIADEFMDLLVSETRKLKTGEGRSEDNFVGPLIREVHKNRVLDYIDSGVKEGAALLVDGRNPGVEEGYYVGATIFDHVKPDMKIWQDEIFAPVLSVVRVKDLDEGIKLTNQSRFANGAVIYTASGKSVQQFRDKIDAGMIGVNVNVPAPMAFFSFAGNKASFYGDLGTNGKDGVQFYTRKKVVTERWF; translated from the coding sequence ATGATTACAACAAATATAAAAAGAATGAAGAACCATATCAACGGAGAATGGGTCGATTCCAATGGTACCGAGGTCGAAGAAGTAATTAATCCTGCAACCGGAAAAATAATTGCCTATGTACCTCTGTCGTTGAAATTGGATGTCGATCAAGCTGTACAGGCCGCTCACAATTCGTATCAAGCTTGGTCATTGGTACCTGTGCCGAGCAGGGCAAGACTTCTATATAAATACCTACTTCTGCTTCAAGAGCAGAAAGAACAATTGGCTGAAATCATAACGATGGAAAACGGGAAAACGTTAAAAGATGCCCGCGGAGAAGTACAGCGAGGAATCGAGGTTGTGGAGATTGCGACTGCGGCTCCCACTCTCATGATGGGTGAAGCCTTGCCTGGCATTGCTGACGGAATAGATGGATCGATCTGGCGCTATCCATTGGGAGTGGTTGCGGGCATTACGCCTTTTAACTTCCCGATGATGGTACCGCTTTGGATGTTTCCGCTCGCGATTGCCTGCGGAAACACGTTTGTCCTCAAAGCTTCGGAAAGAACACCGATCCTTGCCGAGAAGCTCGTGGAGCTATTCTATGAATCCGGTTTTCCGAAGGGTGTCCTCAACCTTGTACATGGTGCAAAAGATGTCGTGAATGGTTTACTGGAAAGCGACGACATCAAAGCGATTTCATTCGTAGGTTCCGAGCCTGTGGCAAAGCATGTATATCAAACGGGTACAGCTAGCGGAAAACGTGTTCAAGCGCTAGCTGGTGCCAAAAATCACGCTGTTGTCCTAGCGGATTGCCATCTTGAAAAATCGGTTCAAGGCATTATCGGAGCGGCTTTCGGCAGCAGCGGAGAGCGCTGCATGGCATGCTCCGTTGTAGCCGTTGCCGATGAAATCGCTGATGAATTCATGGATTTGCTCGTTAGTGAAACTCGTAAACTGAAAACGGGAGAAGGGAGATCGGAAGATAACTTTGTTGGTCCGCTGATCCGTGAAGTCCACAAAAACCGTGTGCTTGATTATATTGATAGCGGGGTCAAAGAAGGGGCTGCGTTACTAGTCGACGGGAGAAATCCGGGAGTGGAGGAAGGGTACTATGTCGGAGCTACCATTTTCGACCATGTGAAACCTGACATGAAAATATGGCAGGACGAAATTTTCGCTCCAGTATTGAGTGTTGTACGCGTCAAAGACCTTGATGAAGGAATCAAGCTCACCAATCAGTCGAGATTTGCCAACGGCGCTGTCATCTATACGGCAAGCGGCAAAAGCGTCCAGCAGTTTCGTGACAAAATTGATGCTGGCATGATCGGTGTGAATGTCAACGTACCAGCTCCAATGGCGTTCTTCTCTTTCGCTGGGAACAAAGCCTCCTTTTATGGAGATCTTGGAACGAACGGAAAAGATGGGGTCCAATTTTACACACGTAAAAAAGTGGTAACGGAACGCTGGTTCTAA